The Methanoregula boonei 6A8 genome has a window encoding:
- a CDS encoding ABC transporter permease, with protein sequence MSRKILLWVGIAVLCIYIGIALAAPLIAPQGPSAITGKPLQPPDNQHLFGTNQVGQDILAQLVFGARVTLLYGFCSALLAVTISTSIGIVLGYYGGIVDEIACRVIDVIMPIPMFVLLIVLTTFFSPGIVQVSLLMGLMGSIYGIRIMRAQVLSVARTSFVEGARAIGASDIRIMSRHILPNVMPLVMVKFVSSSQQLLLMGVGLSFIGMWDTTTVDWGTMIQNAYSQGGLALGLWWWILPPGIAVIGISLALAMIGYSFEERFNPRVEVNRI encoded by the coding sequence ATGAGTAGGAAGATCCTCCTCTGGGTTGGCATCGCGGTCCTGTGCATCTACATCGGGATTGCGCTGGCCGCTCCGCTGATCGCACCGCAGGGCCCTTCTGCGATTACAGGAAAACCGCTCCAGCCCCCGGACAACCAGCACCTGTTTGGGACAAATCAGGTTGGACAGGATATCCTTGCGCAACTGGTCTTTGGTGCCCGCGTTACCCTGCTCTATGGTTTCTGCTCGGCCCTCCTTGCCGTAACGATCAGTACGAGCATTGGGATCGTGCTCGGGTATTACGGCGGGATCGTGGACGAAATCGCCTGCCGGGTCATCGACGTTATCATGCCAATTCCCATGTTTGTCCTGCTCATTGTCCTGACTACGTTCTTTTCCCCGGGGATCGTCCAGGTCAGCCTGCTCATGGGCCTGATGGGCAGTATCTACGGTATCCGCATCATGCGGGCTCAGGTACTCTCGGTAGCCCGGACCAGTTTCGTGGAGGGGGCCCGGGCTATCGGTGCCTCGGATATCCGGATCATGTCCAGGCATATCCTTCCAAACGTCATGCCGCTGGTGATGGTCAAATTCGTGTCCTCGTCCCAGCAGCTCCTCCTCATGGGCGTTGGACTGAGTTTTATTGGTATGTGGGACACCACGACCGTGGACTGGGGGACAATGATCCAAAACGCGTACTCTCAGGGCGGCCTTGCGCTCGGCCTCTGGTGGTGGATCCTGCCACCCGGGATAGCGGTGATCGGGATATCCCTTGCCCTTGCGATGATCGGGTACAGTTTCGAGGAGAGGTTTAATCCCCGCGTGGAGGTGAACCGGATATGA
- a CDS encoding ABC transporter ATP-binding protein: MNVSGQNGYSEGKYPEADVMELIHITGLKVVFSTRSEEIRAVDIVDLSIDEGDALCLIGESGCGKTVMGMAAIGILPKNAGITGSIRYGGQDLVAAPERSMKQIRGREIAMISQNSANALNPVMKVGDQIAEPLLIHRLCSQKEAREKTLQLLESLGFENPTQAFDRYPHEFSGGMRERILIAIALICNPRVIIADEPTAGLDAQVKTQILGLIKNQVTNGRTLFLITHDMGAAAFLSNRLAVMYAGEILEIGPTKEVLALPLHPYTQGLLASLPSAGLHPIPGVSPSPAHFPAGCRFSDRCPAVQERCRAEHPVMIAARDSRQVRCFLYD, translated from the coding sequence ATGAACGTATCCGGCCAGAACGGATATTCTGAAGGGAAATATCCGGAGGCAGATGTGATGGAACTGATCCACATTACCGGATTAAAGGTCGTCTTCTCCACCCGATCCGAAGAGATCAGGGCCGTGGATATAGTTGATCTTTCCATCGATGAGGGGGACGCTCTCTGCCTGATCGGAGAATCCGGGTGCGGGAAAACGGTCATGGGCATGGCTGCGATCGGCATTCTTCCTAAAAATGCCGGGATCACCGGTTCCATCCGGTACGGAGGACAGGATCTGGTAGCTGCACCGGAACGCTCAATGAAGCAGATCCGGGGACGCGAGATCGCCATGATCTCCCAGAATTCCGCAAACGCCCTCAACCCGGTGATGAAAGTGGGCGACCAGATCGCCGAACCCCTTCTCATCCACCGGCTTTGTTCCCAAAAAGAGGCGCGGGAAAAAACCCTTCAGCTGCTGGAGTCACTCGGGTTTGAGAACCCCACTCAGGCTTTCGACCGCTACCCCCATGAGTTCTCAGGAGGGATGCGGGAGCGGATCCTGATCGCCATTGCACTTATCTGCAATCCCCGCGTCATTATCGCCGACGAGCCGACCGCGGGGCTGGATGCACAGGTCAAAACCCAGATCCTGGGGCTGATTAAAAACCAGGTTACAAACGGCCGGACCCTGTTTTTGATCACGCACGACATGGGAGCGGCAGCGTTTCTCAGTAACCGGCTTGCCGTGATGTACGCCGGTGAAATCCTTGAGATTGGGCCGACAAAAGAAGTGCTTGCCCTGCCCCTCCACCCTTACACCCAGGGCCTGCTTGCCTCTCTTCCTTCAGCCGGGCTCCACCCGATCCCGGGCGTAAGTCCATCCCCCGCTCACTTCCCCGCCGGCTGCCGGTTCTCGGATCGGTGCCCGGCAGTACAGGAACGGTGCCGGGCAGAGCATCCCGTGATGATCGCAGCCCGGGATTCCCGACAGGTCAGGTGTTTCCTGTATGATTGA
- a CDS encoding ABC transporter ATP-binding protein has product MIDLEGITKIYPRGFLRRQKSVAVNNVTLSIKKGETLGLVGESGSGKSSLGRIALRLIEPTSGTVRFEGTDLTKLSGREIRKFRPRMQILFQDPDTALDPRMTVRQSVAEPLAIWNCMGKEEMGDRIAGLLELVGLTPDLIDRYPFEISGGQKQRVALARVLTLNPEFLVADEPTAALDLSVQAQVLSLIKNIQRKTNLTLLFISHDLQVIGQMSNRVAVMHQGSIVEHGTVEDILNNPQDAYTRQLVAAARESEAWLGKTRETQGIYQCKKD; this is encoded by the coding sequence ATGATTGATCTTGAGGGGATCACCAAGATCTACCCGCGCGGATTTCTCCGCCGGCAAAAGAGCGTAGCGGTCAATAATGTCACCCTCTCGATTAAAAAAGGGGAGACGCTGGGCCTTGTCGGGGAGAGCGGAAGCGGGAAGTCATCACTTGGACGGATCGCACTCAGGCTGATCGAGCCAACGAGCGGCACGGTCCGATTTGAGGGTACCGATCTGACAAAGCTCTCCGGGAGAGAGATCCGGAAGTTCCGGCCGCGGATGCAGATCCTCTTCCAGGATCCCGACACCGCTCTCGATCCCCGCATGACGGTACGGCAGAGCGTGGCAGAGCCGCTTGCGATCTGGAACTGTATGGGAAAAGAGGAGATGGGGGACCGGATCGCCGGCCTGCTGGAACTGGTCGGGCTCACCCCTGATCTTATCGACCGGTACCCGTTTGAAATTTCAGGAGGTCAGAAGCAGCGGGTGGCACTGGCCCGGGTCCTGACCCTGAATCCCGAATTTCTCGTTGCCGATGAACCCACCGCAGCGCTCGACCTCTCGGTGCAGGCGCAGGTGCTCAGCCTGATCAAAAACATCCAGAGGAAAACAAATCTTACCCTCCTGTTCATCTCCCATGATCTCCAGGTAATCGGGCAGATGAGCAACAGGGTTGCGGTAATGCACCAGGGCTCGATCGTTGAGCACGGGACCGTTGAGGATATCCTGAATAATCCGCAGGATGCCTATACCCGGCAACTGGTTGCGGCAGCACGGGAGAGCGAGGCATGGCTGGGAAAAACAAGGGAGACCCAGGGGATTTACCAATGCAAAAAAGATTGA
- a CDS encoding type IV pilin N-terminal domain-containing protein produces MTDNDNRTFEVPRSKNARVSQQKLYHGTNAVSPVVGVMLMLVVTIIIAAVVSGFSGGFMETPRPTPTAMFDVHIYAHEGLTVNSLPEVYSPDITITEISGDALPTKDLKITTTFTNNTGAIFAGNLSGEVAIRCAGQYSGVLVLPGSNPISSVISSSTGGNPLWFGDPSAVLTPGQSLTTAVQVCGSGNSPVDNPGLDYLFGVNNIADLENSGFGQGSVVEIRIFYTPGGVILFDKLINVE; encoded by the coding sequence ATGACCGACAATGATAATCGCACCTTCGAGGTGCCCCGTAGTAAAAATGCACGGGTTTCACAACAGAAACTGTACCACGGCACAAATGCTGTTTCACCGGTTGTCGGGGTCATGCTCATGCTTGTTGTCACAATCATCATCGCGGCGGTTGTATCGGGATTCTCCGGGGGATTTATGGAAACTCCAAGGCCGACGCCCACGGCCATGTTTGATGTGCACATATACGCTCATGAGGGACTGACGGTAAATTCATTGCCTGAAGTATATAGCCCGGATATCACCATCACCGAGATCAGCGGGGATGCCCTGCCGACAAAGGATCTCAAAATCACGACCACATTTACCAACAATACAGGAGCAATTTTTGCAGGAAACCTGAGCGGTGAAGTCGCAATTCGCTGTGCGGGCCAGTACAGCGGTGTGCTGGTTTTACCAGGAAGTAACCCGATAAGCTCGGTTATCAGCAGTTCAACCGGGGGAAATCCCCTCTGGTTCGGGGATCCATCCGCAGTTCTTACTCCCGGGCAGAGCCTGACAACCGCTGTGCAGGTGTGTGGCAGCGGGAATTCCCCCGTCGATAATCCGGGCTTGGACTACCTTTTCGGAGTCAACAACATTGCGGACCTGGAGAATTCCGGTTTTGGCCAAGGCTCTGTTGTGGAAATCAGGATCTTCTATACCCCGGGAGGGGTTATTCTCTTTGACAAGCTCATCAACGTAGAATGA
- a CDS encoding type IV pilin N-terminal domain-containing protein, with protein sequence MTRQKNSSRIQAVSEVVGEMLMIALVLILAAVFTSQLPNYLPSERSPSVTIMMSDGTYGPGNITFWHKGGDWVKVNALKVIISDPSADFYGQFTSANTTGFIFVPDPAESNDTQSFDLGSNITVISDWTLDNNATVTLATDRAVLFSGVVSGGQP encoded by the coding sequence ATGACACGGCAGAAAAACAGTAGCAGAATTCAGGCAGTTTCGGAAGTGGTTGGTGAGATGCTTATGATCGCTCTCGTGTTGATCCTCGCTGCGGTTTTTACCTCCCAGCTTCCCAATTACCTGCCTTCTGAAAGAAGTCCGTCGGTTACGATCATGATGAGTGACGGTACTTACGGGCCCGGAAACATCACTTTCTGGCACAAAGGCGGCGATTGGGTGAAAGTAAATGCGCTCAAGGTCATTATTTCGGACCCGTCAGCAGATTTTTATGGGCAGTTTACTTCTGCAAACACTACCGGTTTCATATTTGTCCCGGATCCCGCAGAATCGAACGATACCCAGTCATTTGATCTCGGTAGTAATATCACCGTTATTTCCGATTGGACTCTGGACAATAATGCAACAGTTACGCTTGCCACGGACCGGGCCGTGCTCTTTTCAGGTGTCGTCAGTGGTGGGCAGCCATGA
- a CDS encoding type II secretion system F family protein: MAVPAFLKRAGVSLQNAELVILGTNLNRDLRSAHLSYTAEQYLRTTRINSAATTLIFFAFFGFVQFTGYDFGLFALIPPLIFWIFLFALCVPGMYLFQVYYPVMIARGRKSKIDLDLPYAVSYMQALSTTMSPFEVVKRIYEEKAMFNEVSLEFGQVVRDVELFGDDLITALHNLQKTTPSPLFRDFVNDLGVVYESGGDITAYLSAKTEFFHEQAKRELDLLLKTIEIMAEVYVSAFVAGPIALIIMIVAQGMTSAATMTWLVPFMYLVIPVGAIIMIWMLSLMLPPENLEVTRREMADTGLSFGISADEYPFQEDQAFLRSLEAKRQERRIYNLLRHPFRTYISNYNYSLIAGVTCAGIFALTLASGGMNALFPKNAYEGGVCLIAIGFMAPVSLAYEGRRWYVINVENNIPEFLRELSDMIDIGLTLPDAIHRISNAKLGLLSSELAIVSRDVSTGAYVNSALVRMEERIGVISVKRAISLLVKASEVTSNLRDIFVIAITDFEHYLKLRSERANTAIVYVMIIYLSFGIYLYTAYQLNGPFMSSFSSFNLNFNIAQNVTEMFDIAIALGLFSGIMAGQFSSNSILAGFKHSIVLLAAAVAMFVFIV; encoded by the coding sequence ATGGCCGTCCCTGCATTTCTGAAACGGGCCGGGGTGTCGCTCCAGAACGCGGAACTTGTCATCCTTGGGACAAACCTGAACCGCGACCTCCGGTCTGCCCATCTATCTTACACTGCTGAACAGTACCTTCGAACGACCCGGATCAACTCCGCTGCCACCACCCTGATCTTTTTTGCATTTTTCGGATTTGTCCAGTTCACCGGCTATGATTTTGGCCTCTTTGCGCTGATTCCCCCGCTCATTTTCTGGATCTTTCTGTTTGCCCTTTGTGTACCGGGAATGTACCTCTTTCAGGTCTATTATCCCGTGATGATCGCACGCGGTAGGAAATCGAAAATCGATCTTGACCTGCCGTATGCAGTCTCGTATATGCAGGCCCTCTCTACCACGATGTCGCCATTCGAGGTCGTAAAGAGGATCTACGAAGAGAAAGCGATGTTTAATGAGGTCTCGCTTGAATTCGGGCAGGTGGTTCGGGACGTAGAACTCTTCGGCGACGACCTGATCACCGCGCTACACAATCTCCAGAAGACCACTCCCTCACCTCTGTTCCGGGATTTCGTCAACGATCTCGGGGTGGTTTATGAAAGCGGCGGTGATATTACCGCGTACCTCTCTGCAAAGACCGAATTCTTTCACGAACAGGCCAAGAGGGAACTTGACCTGCTGCTTAAGACCATCGAGATCATGGCGGAGGTCTATGTCTCGGCCTTCGTGGCGGGCCCTATCGCGCTCATTATTATGATCGTGGCGCAGGGAATGACCAGCGCTGCGACAATGACCTGGCTTGTTCCCTTCATGTATCTCGTCATCCCGGTAGGGGCTATTATTATGATCTGGATGCTTTCGCTCATGCTGCCCCCAGAGAACCTGGAAGTTACCAGAAGGGAGATGGCCGATACCGGATTGAGTTTCGGGATTTCGGCCGATGAGTATCCTTTTCAGGAAGACCAAGCGTTTCTCCGGTCCCTCGAAGCCAAACGGCAGGAGCGCCGGATCTATAACCTGCTCCGGCATCCGTTCCGGACCTACATCTCCAACTACAATTACAGCCTGATCGCGGGAGTCACATGTGCCGGGATATTCGCCCTCACACTTGCATCCGGTGGCATGAATGCCCTCTTTCCGAAGAACGCGTATGAAGGCGGCGTCTGCCTGATTGCAATTGGCTTTATGGCCCCGGTTTCCCTTGCGTACGAAGGACGGCGTTGGTACGTGATCAATGTCGAGAATAACATTCCTGAGTTCCTGCGGGAACTTTCCGATATGATCGATATCGGCCTGACGCTGCCGGATGCGATCCACCGGATCTCAAATGCGAAGCTGGGCCTGCTGAGCTCGGAGCTCGCGATCGTTTCCCGGGATGTCAGTACGGGGGCGTATGTCAACTCAGCACTTGTCCGGATGGAAGAGCGGATTGGTGTTATCTCGGTCAAACGTGCCATATCGCTGCTCGTGAAGGCAAGCGAGGTCACCTCGAACCTCAGGGACATTTTCGTTATCGCCATTACGGATTTTGAGCACTACCTCAAACTCAGGAGCGAGCGGGCCAACACTGCCATCGTCTACGTGATGATCATCTACCTCTCGTTTGGGATCTACCTCTACACGGCGTACCAACTCAACGGGCCCTTTATGTCCAGTTTTTCCTCGTTCAATCTCAATTTTAATATTGCCCAGAACGTGACGGAGATGTTTGATATCGCGATCGCCCTCGGCCTCTTCTCCGGCATCATGGCCGGCCAGTTCAGCTCAAACAGCATCCTAGCAGGGTTCAAGCACAGTATTGTCCTACTCGCGGCAGCAGTGGCCATGTTCGTATTTATCGTGTGA
- a CDS encoding type II/IV secretion system ATPase subunit has product MSPEFQSLSENLGTSYRKTIAAFSQHSARGSLLLVSTGLASAATGVGVLFVDLPILLMGILSVVSLAALILFVAGVRARFFPPHDRPIQEITEPAGSKMAKGGKISGLPAPCLRLVRLLGNRTDRGDAGILAIFIVAVATGYTALFVDLPLALLVASGLISLVMLVTVGLAAGFRFIPEKMMALLPESRQYGIPIQNPTGQSARTFALTPLEPGGDLPEKQSTAILDVYWVESPFAYVKLARQGNLGFVYTVVEPALSPREKIVLQETYNYLRDVIVFDNPEKSPQDLLSRENVWKILHENDPSISHERLPILEYYLHRDLSGFGILEPLMHDPALEDISCNGENLPVFVFHRVHGSLRTSVTFRKGELNQFVLKLAQKANKQISLTNPMVDAALPDGSRVQVTYSNVISTNGSSFTIRKFRSDPMTPLDLIKFGTYNSEILAFLWLVIEHRRSLIIAGGTASGKTSTMNALSLFIPLNSKIVSLEDTREIQLPHKNWLATQTRELTMPGAHGDVDLFSLLKSSMRQRPEYIIVGEVRGKEAQTLFQAMNTGHATLSTIHAGSVQEAINRLTHEPINVPPVMFTALDIVVNQAVFTFGSMRVRRCSAIHEISVDDQGNIIPVKLFEWDTASQQFRKTGMKSKVLDEIAAMGNWSTEQVADELRRREEFLKIAVDVPTPDIIDLANAIADLGE; this is encoded by the coding sequence ATGAGTCCTGAATTCCAGTCTTTATCGGAAAACCTCGGAACATCTTACCGGAAAACCATTGCCGCGTTTTCCCAGCATTCAGCCCGGGGCAGCCTGCTCCTTGTTTCGACAGGGCTTGCATCGGCGGCGACCGGTGTCGGTGTCCTTTTTGTAGATCTGCCCATTCTCCTGATGGGCATCCTGTCTGTTGTCTCACTGGCCGCACTGATCCTTTTTGTAGCCGGTGTACGGGCGCGTTTCTTCCCACCTCATGATCGGCCGATACAGGAAATTACAGAGCCTGCAGGTTCGAAAATGGCAAAAGGAGGAAAAATCTCCGGTCTTCCGGCGCCGTGTCTTCGGTTGGTCCGGCTCTTGGGGAACCGGACCGACCGCGGCGATGCGGGGATCCTTGCCATTTTTATCGTAGCAGTCGCGACGGGGTATACTGCACTCTTTGTGGATCTGCCGCTGGCACTCCTTGTGGCCTCTGGTCTCATTTCGCTGGTCATGCTTGTGACTGTCGGGCTTGCAGCCGGATTCAGGTTTATCCCGGAAAAGATGATGGCGTTGCTGCCAGAGAGCCGGCAGTACGGGATTCCTATCCAGAACCCAACCGGTCAGTCTGCTCGGACCTTTGCCCTCACCCCCTTGGAACCGGGAGGAGATCTCCCGGAAAAACAAAGTACCGCGATCCTTGATGTGTACTGGGTCGAGTCCCCCTTTGCGTATGTCAAACTTGCCCGGCAGGGAAACCTCGGTTTTGTGTACACGGTGGTCGAGCCGGCACTTTCCCCCCGGGAGAAAATTGTCCTCCAGGAGACCTACAACTATTTGCGCGATGTCATTGTCTTTGACAACCCGGAAAAATCCCCTCAGGACCTGCTCAGCCGGGAAAACGTCTGGAAGATCCTTCATGAGAACGATCCCTCGATCAGCCATGAGCGCCTCCCCATTCTCGAGTATTATCTTCACCGCGATCTTTCGGGTTTTGGGATCCTCGAACCGCTCATGCATGACCCGGCGCTTGAAGACATCAGCTGCAATGGGGAAAATCTGCCGGTTTTTGTCTTCCACCGTGTCCATGGAAGCCTGAGAACGAGCGTTACCTTCCGGAAAGGTGAACTCAACCAGTTCGTCCTCAAACTCGCCCAGAAAGCCAACAAGCAGATCTCGCTTACCAACCCGATGGTAGATGCTGCCCTTCCTGACGGTTCGCGGGTCCAAGTCACCTACAGCAATGTCATCTCAACCAACGGCAGCTCCTTTACTATAAGGAAATTCCGCAGCGATCCGATGACTCCGCTGGACCTGATAAAATTCGGGACGTATAACAGCGAGATCCTTGCCTTTCTCTGGTTGGTGATCGAGCACCGGAGAAGCCTGATTATCGCAGGTGGGACAGCAAGCGGCAAGACCTCGACCATGAATGCCCTCTCTCTGTTCATTCCCCTCAATTCAAAGATAGTCTCTCTTGAGGATACCCGGGAGATCCAGCTCCCTCACAAGAACTGGCTGGCTACCCAGACACGGGAGCTGACCATGCCAGGAGCGCATGGGGACGTGGATCTCTTCTCGCTGCTGAAGTCCTCCATGCGCCAGCGGCCCGAGTACATTATTGTCGGGGAGGTGCGGGGCAAGGAGGCCCAGACGCTCTTCCAGGCAATGAACACCGGCCACGCGACGCTCTCCACCATCCATGCCGGCAGTGTCCAGGAGGCTATCAACCGGCTCACCCACGAACCGATCAATGTTCCGCCGGTGATGTTCACCGCGCTCGACATCGTGGTCAACCAGGCAGTATTCACTTTTGGCAGCATGCGGGTACGGCGCTGTTCAGCAATTCATGAGATCTCTGTTGACGATCAGGGAAATATCATCCCGGTCAAACTATTCGAGTGGGATACGGCTAGCCAGCAGTTCCGTAAAACAGGAATGAAGTCGAAAGTTCTTGATGAGATCGCCGCAATGGGAAACTGGTCAACGGAACAGGTGGCAGACGAACTCAGGAGGCGCGAAGAGTTCCTTAAGATCGCCGTTGACGTACCCACTCCGGACATCATTGATCTCGCAAACGCTATCGCAGACCTTGGGGAATGA
- a CDS encoding pro-sigmaK processing inhibitor BofA family protein, translating to MSDILLAVVLIVAILAIAYYLIKKMAVLVINAVLGLILLFFLNFLHVMQWVGRPDLGYDLPTLLVCGVGGLPGVLVLVLLNIFGVTI from the coding sequence ATGAGCGATATTCTCCTTGCCGTTGTCCTGATTGTCGCCATACTTGCCATCGCGTATTACCTGATTAAAAAAATGGCCGTGCTGGTGATCAATGCAGTTCTCGGCCTCATCCTTTTGTTTTTCCTGAATTTCCTCCACGTCATGCAGTGGGTGGGCCGGCCCGATCTCGGGTATGACCTCCCGACGCTTCTTGTCTGCGGTGTCGGAGGCCTGCCGGGTGTGCTCGTGCTCGTGCTGCTCAATATTTTCGGTGTGACGATCTAA
- a CDS encoding TldD/PmbA family protein, whose amino-acid sequence MRWWVAVAWIEELFRQGEKKVDELEVYLFSGTSVSADLKQRRVSLCSSSVESGLCIRTIHKGRIGSSSTNDPLQWEACLDAAIAGGRLATPQVWNGLPDPAALPKTDFAWDPGLVVDPATAQEMLNGMLEGATKYPDATVTSGGASVGTGQITLANSHGVHYTARQSDLSLSLEMISGQSTGYEFDHVCSKAMADPVHVGEQAAFLAFRSAGGKDIPSGEYDIVLSPMAFADLLSGIFIPALSGRNVLQGRSKLAGKIGEAVASPGLSLFDDPHRSNAAGSTWFDAEGTPTQRIDFIKDGVLSGFAYDLKTAYRAGVQSTGSAVRGGFAGLPAIGHHNLIVDGKRDAVFDEPAIYVHSVVGAHTANPLSGDFSVEMSNPFQVRDGELTEPVRGAMLTGNFFDLLHNVAALGKESRAVGSYILPPVRINKARVIGK is encoded by the coding sequence ATGCGGTGGTGGGTGGCAGTGGCGTGGATTGAGGAGTTATTCCGGCAGGGCGAAAAGAAAGTTGACGAGCTCGAGGTATACCTGTTCTCCGGTACATCCGTATCTGCCGATCTCAAGCAGCGCCGCGTGAGCCTCTGCTCCTCTTCTGTCGAGTCCGGCCTGTGCATCCGCACCATCCATAAGGGACGGATTGGCTCTTCAAGCACCAATGACCCGTTGCAGTGGGAGGCATGCCTTGATGCGGCTATAGCCGGGGGCCGGCTCGCCACGCCGCAGGTGTGGAACGGGCTGCCTGACCCGGCTGCACTTCCCAAAACGGATTTTGCCTGGGATCCCGGTCTTGTTGTCGATCCGGCAACAGCCCAGGAAATGCTCAACGGAATGCTGGAAGGGGCGACAAAATACCCGGATGCCACGGTCACTTCGGGGGGAGCAAGTGTGGGGACCGGCCAGATTACGCTCGCCAACAGCCATGGTGTCCACTACACAGCCCGACAGTCGGATCTTTCGCTTTCGCTTGAGATGATCAGCGGCCAGTCCACGGGATATGAATTCGACCATGTATGTTCGAAAGCGATGGCAGACCCCGTGCATGTTGGGGAGCAGGCAGCGTTCCTTGCATTCCGCTCCGCGGGCGGTAAGGATATCCCCTCGGGAGAGTATGATATCGTCCTCTCTCCTATGGCGTTTGCTGATCTGCTCTCAGGAATCTTTATCCCGGCGCTTTCCGGGCGCAATGTGCTGCAGGGCAGATCGAAGCTTGCCGGGAAGATCGGAGAAGCGGTTGCCTCGCCGGGCCTCTCTCTCTTTGATGATCCGCACCGGAGCAATGCTGCCGGGAGCACGTGGTTTGATGCCGAAGGTACACCTACGCAGAGGATCGATTTTATAAAAGACGGAGTGCTTTCCGGCTTTGCGTATGATCTCAAGACTGCGTACCGGGCCGGCGTGCAGTCCACCGGGAGTGCCGTTCGGGGTGGGTTTGCCGGTCTTCCTGCAATCGGCCACCACAATTTGATCGTGGACGGGAAGCGTGATGCGGTATTTGACGAACCTGCAATCTATGTCCACAGCGTTGTGGGTGCACACACGGCAAATCCGCTGAGCGGAGATTTCTCGGTTGAGATGTCCAACCCGTTCCAGGTCAGGGACGGCGAACTCACAGAACCGGTCCGGGGGGCGATGCTCACCGGTAACTTCTTCGATCTTCTCCATAATGTTGCCGCTCTGGGAAAAGAGAGCCGGGCCGTAGGATCCTATATCCTGCCGCCGGTAAGAATTAATAAGGCACGGGTCATTGGTAAATAA
- a CDS encoding TldD/PmbA family protein yields MTEPSGIRYYDLRQVRGQSTHIDVDKGVIESAGTVFFNKAVIRVLGPKGWGILEFDNYSHEPGKKFNELLASARKLAHLADDTVNLGDGPRTLRPVPPVKEDCRDVGIEEKASLLLAIEKAADQPLVTSRRANYLERIENVWFLDSSENEFRYEICRSGFSVMAVASRNGTVQMGYEPDHTIHGFNLRHREDMGRKAATTAIALLDAGAAKGGKMHAILDPELAGVFAHEAVGHASEGDLIEEGNSVLKGRTGEKIGDDRLTIVDDPSLHEFGFEPIDAEGIASGRTEIIRAGKVNAFLHNRQTLAAVGNGIAGHARAMPGEPPLVRMSNTFIETGDATDDEIFSECKDGIYLVGSRGGQVDPGRGVFQFNAEYGYLIENGERTKMVRDVSLSGEILTTLHGITLCGKKRIMHPGYCGKGGQSVPVSDGAPLVLLRDAVVGGSGVD; encoded by the coding sequence ATGACCGAACCCTCCGGCATCCGGTACTATGACCTGCGCCAGGTCCGCGGCCAGTCGACCCACATTGACGTGGACAAAGGTGTGATCGAGTCAGCCGGTACCGTTTTTTTCAACAAGGCTGTGATCCGGGTCCTTGGTCCCAAGGGATGGGGAATTCTTGAATTTGACAATTATTCCCATGAGCCCGGCAAAAAATTCAACGAACTGCTGGCCTCCGCCCGGAAGCTTGCGCACCTTGCCGATGATACCGTCAACCTGGGTGATGGTCCCCGGACCCTGCGCCCCGTCCCGCCGGTAAAAGAAGATTGCCGTGACGTGGGAATCGAAGAGAAAGCCTCTCTCCTCCTCGCCATAGAAAAAGCCGCAGACCAGCCGCTTGTGACCAGCCGGCGTGCAAATTACCTCGAAAGAATTGAGAACGTCTGGTTCCTGGACAGCTCGGAAAATGAGTTCCGGTACGAGATCTGCCGGTCGGGGTTTTCCGTAATGGCCGTAGCATCCCGCAACGGGACGGTCCAGATGGGGTACGAACCGGATCACACCATCCATGGCTTCAACCTGAGGCACCGGGAGGACATGGGCAGGAAAGCCGCTACAACCGCGATTGCCCTGCTGGACGCCGGTGCAGCAAAAGGCGGGAAGATGCATGCCATCCTGGATCCGGAACTGGCCGGGGTTTTTGCTCACGAAGCCGTGGGTCACGCAAGTGAAGGCGATCTTATTGAAGAGGGCAATTCCGTTCTCAAAGGACGGACCGGAGAGAAGATCGGTGACGACCGGCTCACGATCGTAGATGATCCCTCCCTGCACGAGTTCGGCTTTGAGCCCATTGATGCGGAAGGGATCGCTTCGGGCAGGACCGAGATCATCCGGGCCGGGAAAGTGAATGCATTTCTCCACAACCGGCAGACGCTTGCCGCGGTAGGAAACGGTATCGCCGGCCATGCCCGTGCCATGCCCGGGGAACCCCCGCTCGTCCGGATGAGCAACACATTCATCGAGACCGGCGACGCAACGGATGATGAAATTTTTTCAGAATGCAAAGACGGGATCTACCTGGTTGGCTCGCGGGGCGGCCAGGTTGACCCGGGCCGGGGTGTCTTCCAGTTCAACGCGGAGTACGGTTACCTTATCGAGAACGGGGAACGCACAAAGATGGTCCGGGATGTTTCCCTTTCAGGAGAGATCCTGACAACGCTCCACGGGATTACCTTGTGCGGCAAAAAGAGGATCATGCACCCGGGGTATTGCGGGAAGGGCGGGCAGAGTGTGCCGGTGAGCGACGGGGCCCCGCTGGTGCTCCTGCGTGATGCGGTGGTGGGTGGCAGTGGCGTGGATTGA